The region AGTATACCTCTCTTTGTAAAACCTCTCTATCAATGCACTTGGAGTCTTTCGATTGTTCACTCTGCGTCTGCAAGTAGTAATTTGGTTATTATTAATTAGTCAATAACATTTTAATAAACACAAGCAGATAGAGTAGATTGTTTGAAACCTTCTCATTTTTTTCTCTGGAAGGGTGATTCTTCCTCCGTGCGTCACGCCATCGTAGAATTTCTTGCTCAGAATAAGTCGCAGAATAGGATCTAATGATTAGAAGGACAAATAATAAAAGCGTAAGTGTTATGATATTATCGGTGCAAAGATCGAACTAAACCCTGATGAGGAAATAATACATGATTACTAAAACCAGCACCACAAATGAGGTTTCTGTTCCATTTGGATGGTTATTTAAAATTTAAGTTCGGAACCAAAATCGTGAATTGGAACTTGTGAACCAATTAACAGAACTTTTGAGAATCAGTTATTGCCGATTCACCTTGTAACTTATAGAAGTAACGAAAATTAGATTTTGGTGGATGATTGGTGAGTGAGAGGCAGTGATAGGAAGTAAAAGATTGGTAAGATATTATTGGAAAGTCGGACAATGTTAAAGCTACCTTTGTGGTTGCTGCTGATGTTCCTCAGAATTTAAACCAAAAGTTCCTGCTCTCTCATTGTTGGGACCTGTTTTTTTCTCACAAGCATTAGTCTAACAGCAGAAAATTGTTTTCATCTCGATACAAAGTAGAAGAGTTCAAACCTCTACCCTTACGATCTTTTTGAAAACCCTGCTCTCCTGTTTCCTTTGAAGTTATTGTTTGGCGATCCTTTCCAGTTAGAGTTTGCAAAATTAGTGTTGACATTGCTATTAGGATTTTCCTGCAGCGACAATTCAGATTTGCATTAAACTAAATCCTTAGCAAATTGATAAACATGACTAATACACATTAAAGCAATGTTGTCAATAGCTGATCACAGAAAGTAGAAGTATATTCAACTTCAAATTTTGCTACACTAGTGCTAAGGCCCTAATATAGTCAGGATCATACTTGAGAGCGTGCAAGGCAGGTTCACCCGTGACTAAATAGGGTCGCATAAAATGTTTATCACTGCTAAACCTTGGCAAAATAGGGCTCTATTTGTTAGAGTTAAATTCTGGCTAAGCTACACAGGGCCTCCGAAAGTTTAAGACGACACTGGCTATAACCACTATTTGACAACACTTTGTACTAAAGTAAATCATGTATCACTAAACGACTGTGGTTAGTTAAAACTTCACTTCGCGACAATGCTATAACGCGCTATTTGAGAACACTGCAATGAAAAGACAAACACATTCAGTTTCAAAATACCTGTGAATGTGAATTCCTAAATGCAGAACTTTGAGCATTGTTTGTATTATGTGGCACAGAAGTATTCCCTTGTAACTGCTGAGATGGAAAAGGACCTGATACAAAACCATTTGGGTTCCCGGCTGCCGGATTTGGGGCAATCGGTGGCCTGACTTGATTTCCAGGCACAACACCAAACTGAGAATTTCCAGAAAACGTTGGATTTTGAGGGACCATAGGATGAGGAGGCAGTTGGTTAGGAGGAAAGCCAAACATAGGTTGTTGTTGAACAGGATGCATGCCATATGGTCTCTGCATTTGCATAGGTAACTGTTGGTTCATATTCTGCATTGGTTCATATTCTGCATTGAGAGAAATTCATTGGAGGTGGTTGTTATAATTCAGCGTTGTTCGCTAGTTTTGCTTCTGAGTTTGTAAAATTAGTTTGCTAACTGTGTTTTTAGTTGTCAATTTAGTTGTCACTAACTTAACACATTTATGATCAAAATTATGGTTTCCTCACAAGACTAGTTGTATTATTTATAAGAAACACTAGTTGTATTATACTTGTAAGTGCATCTTTTAACTACAATTCTTTTTGTTCTTTACATAGTTATGGATCGTAGTTGGATGCAAAAAAATCGCCTATCCGAGGAGTATAAGAAAGGAGTGTTAGAGTTTTTGAAATTTGCTGAAACTAATCTTCCTGAAAGTAATGGAAGATTTCACTGTCCTTGTGCTAAGTGTGTCAATATTGCACCTTTAGAGGCTCACATCGTATGGGAACACTTAGGAGTTAACGGGATTTGTCAAAATTATACAAAGTGGATATGGCATGGTGAATTGTCTGACGCGCCAAAGGCCTCTCCTAAAGAAGAGTTTGATGTAGAGATGGGTGATCGTCTAGAAGATATGATCCGTGATATTGGACAAGACTCTTTTCAACGGGCAAATATACATGATACTCTTTGCAATGACAGTAAAATCCCTTTGTATCCAAATTGTAAAAACTTCACACGACTGTCGGCTGTGCTAAGATTGTTCAATTTGAAGGCGATTAATAGTTGGACAGATAAAAGCTTCACACAATTGTTAGAGTTGTTGAAGGAAATGTTACCGGAAGAAAACATGTTGCCGAACCGGGCCTATGAGGCAAAAAAGATATTATGTCCAATGGGTATAGAATATAAGAAAATACACGCATGCCCTAATGACTGCATATTGTATTGGAAAGATAATGAAGAGAAAGAAAAATGTCCCAAGTGCATGACATCACGCTATAAGAAGAAGAGTGATGATGAAGGTTGTGATGTGACCACAAAGGGTCCTCCAGCAAAGGTGTTATGGTACCTTCCAATTATTCCAAGGTTTAAGCGATTGTTTGGTAATTTAAATGATGCGAAGAATATTAGATGGCATGCAGAAGAAAGGAAGTGTGATGGAAAAATTCGGCATCCAGCCGACTCTTTGCAATGGAAGAAGGTTGATACTTTATTTCCAGACTTTGGCATTGAACCAAGAAACCTTAGGCTTGGACTTTCTACTGATGGAATGAATCCATATGGTAGTTTAAGTAGTAACCATAGTTCATGGCCCGTTCTCTTGATTATCTATAATTTATCTCCTTGGTTGTGCATGAAGAGGAAACATGTTATGTTATCTATGATGATTTCTGGACCAAAACAACCAGGAAATGACATAGATGTTTATCTAAGCCCGTTGATTGATGACTTAAGAAAGTTGTGGGATGAAGGAATTGATGTATTTGATAGTTTTTCAAATGAAACTTTCAAATTGCGGGCTATGTTATTTTGCACCATCAATGACTTTCCAGCTTATGGTAACTTGTCTGGTTATAAAGTTAAGGGGCATAAAGCATGCCCTATATGTGAAAAAGATACATGCTACCATCAATTAGAGAAAGGAAAAAAGACTGTTTACCTTGGACACCGAAGATTTCTTAATCATAATCACCCATATCGAAGATTGAAAAAGGCTTTTAATGGATATCAGGAGTATAAAGTTGCCCCAAAGGCCTTAACTGGAGAAGAAGTCTATCATCGGGTGAGGAACATAAGTGTTAGTTTtggaaaaaaacaaaaaaagatTACAAGTAATAATATATGGAAGAAGAGTTCAGTGTTCTTTGACCTTCCATATTGGTCCAGTCTTGATGTAAGACATTGTATTGATGTAATGCATGTGGAAAAAAATGTGTGTGATAGTGTAATCGGAACACTTCTTAATATTCAAGGTAAGACCAAAGATGGTTTAAGTTCTCGTTTAGATATGGTTAAGATGAAAATAAGAGAGGAGTTAGCTCCTCAACCAAGAGGTAACAAAACCTATTTGCCACCGGCGTGTCATACATTGTCAAAAGAAGAGAAAAGAAAATTTTGCCAGTGTCTACAAGGTGTGAAAGTGCCAAATGGATACTCCTCAAATGTCAAAAGTCTCGTGTCAATACAAGATCTCAAACTAATTGGTTTAAAATCTCACGATTGCCACATTTTGATGCAACAACTACTACCTGTGGCTATTCGTGGCATCTTGCCAAAAAATGTCCGACATGCCATAACTAGATTGTGCTTATTCTTTAATGATATTTGTAACAAAGTGATTGACCCTGATAAATTGGACGAGATGGAAAACGAGTCAATTATTATCTTGTGTCAGTTGGAGATGTtttttcctccttcattttttGACATCATGGTTCACTTGATTGTTCATCTAGTTAGAGAGATTAGATTGTGTGGTCCTGTTTATTTAAGGTGGATGTATCCTTTTGAACGATACATGAAGATATTGAAAGGCTATGTGAAGAATTATTATCGTCCTGAAGCATCTATTGTTGAAAGGTACATCACAGAAGAAGCCATTGAATTTTGTACAGACTATTTGTCAGATGCAAAACCTGTAGGACTACCCAAGTCTCGTCATGATGGAAGATGTGACGGTAAGGGTACACGTCTAAAGGTTAAGCATATGGGCGAAGGGGAAGTTTTTCAAGCACATTTGTATATATTGAATAACACTGACGAGGTTCATCCATACTTGAGTACACATCAAACCATTGTCAAAGCTAAAAACCCTCGTATGACTGAAAAATGGGTGTTGAAAGAGCATAACAGAACATTCTCAAAATGGTTTAAAACCAAGATTATGAATGATGATAATGCTTCTGATACATTAAAGTTTCTAGCATACGAGCCTAGCTTTAATGTTTTATGTTGGAGTGGGTACGATATAAATAAGTTTTCTTTTTGTACAAAATCACAGGATGACAAGAGTACCATGCAAAATAGTGGGGTAATGATAACAGCTTCTTCAATGCACTTTTCTAGTTCAAAGGATAAAAACCCTGTCTTGGCATCCACAGCTTACTTTGGCGTTATAGAAGAGATATGGGAGCTCAATTATGTTAAGTTTAAAGTTCCTATTTTTAAATGTAAATGGGTTAATAGTAACAATGGTGTGCAAACTGATGAATTAGGATTTACATTGGTGGACCTTGATAAGGTAGGATATAAGGATGAACCTTTTATCATGGCAGCTCAAGCAGTACAAGTATTTTATGTAAAGGATCCCTCGAACACTAGGTGGTCTGTTGTCCTCCAAAGAAGAAACATGAATTATAGTGATGAAAATGAAGATTCAACTCTAGACATTGATCACAATACTTCTTTTTCAACACAAAGGCCTTATTTTAATGATGAAAATGAAGTTGATGATGTTTATGCCATTCGTTATGATCATCAAGAAGGGATTTTGGAGGATAATAACAAATAACCAAGAAAAACCATCTATATTTTACTAATAACTATATTTTAGTTAATAAATTGTTATTATGTTtattattcattttaattttagTTTTGACTAATATTGTTTTCTCTCTAAACAGGAATTATGGATAAACCATCTAGCTCTTCACCAAAAAAAAAGAAGACTAGAGGTGTCACAGCATTGCTACGTTTCATTGCCAAACTTCCTGATGGTGAAAAATACCAAATTGATTTTGATCCTGATACCTTCCAACCCATTGGTCAGTATGCTGCAAAGTTTAAAAGTTATTTGTCATTCATTGCACGTAGCAAGGTTAGTATAAATGAAAAGCAATGGAAAAAGATAAGCGATAAGTTGAAGGACGTGATATGGGACGATATCACGGTAtgcatttttaattaattattttaaagTTATTATCTATAATTGCTTCAATTACTAACACTCCTTATGTTTTGAAGTGTAAGTTCACTTGCCCCACTGATAAAGAATTTAGGAAGCATTGGTTTGTTTATATGGGGGAACGATTGAAGCAATTTAAGACATTGCTCTCAAATGTCTATATATTTGGGAAAGGAGATAAGCATGGAAATACAACTCCATTTGAAAAGTATAAATTTATCAAAGAAGAAGATTGGGATTTGTTTGTCCAGACTCGACAAAAAGAAGATTTTCAAGTTAGTTAAATTTGTAGATTTATTTTTATGTTATCTAAATTGATTTGGTTTTTGACGTTTAGTTTAATGTGATTTATTTGTAATAGGAGAAAAGGCTAAAAGGAAAGACACATGCATCAAAGAATATCCACCCTCATATTTTGTCTCGTGGTGGTTATGAAAAACTTAGGGCCACCGTAATGGAAGAGAGGAGGAAAAAAGTGATTGAAGAGGCCAAAGGTGATGAAAGTTTGATGGTTGACCCTCCCGAACTAAAGCGATATGAGGCATGGTTGATGGCTCGACAGAAGCCATCGGGAAATTTTACATCTGAGGCAACAAACTTAGTAGCATCTAAGATTGTAAGTAATAAAAGATTTATTGATAAATTTAAATTTCATTCATAACTTAGTAATCATTTTACATCATTTTTATATGTATCTAAATGTTTTAGGGAGAGTTAGTGGAAAAAAATACACAAGGTACTATTGTCTTTGAAGGGCGTGACGATATCTTGACTGTTGCCCTTGGAATAAATGAACACCCTGGTCGGATCCGCACTGCTCCTAGGGGTGTGGGCTTTAAGAAATTCTATGGAAAAAGTTCACGCTCCACCTTAGGAGGTGTCTCTCAAGATGACCTTCTAGCCCACCTTCAAGCCTTGGAGCAAAAAATGAATATAGATTTCCAACATAAATTACAAAAACatctccaacaacaaagaacAGAGCTCCAACAACAAATGCAAAAAGAGATGCAAGAGGAGAGAGCTCAAATCCAACAAGGAATGAAACTCCTACAACAGATGCAATTGGAGCTCCGCTCCGAGAGGCCTAAAGAGATGTTTATAAAAGAGGTATGCGTAACTGGATACAATTAATCTActaaaaattagaaaaaaattaatttaattaatgtTCACTTGATACAGCATGTAGAATCTGTGGGTACGAGCACTAACGGAAGTTGCTCAAAGGTTATGACTACTGAAGATTTAACTAAAAAAATGGATGCTTCTGAAGATTACCTCAAAAAGATTAACAATCTCAAGGAAAATTCATTCTCTCTAGATTTGGATCATGAAACAAGTGAACTCTCAGTTTTTATTGATAGGGTGGATCTTAATGAATTAACTTCCGGTATTAAATGGCTATCCACATCTATCTTGTCTTTATGGTGCACGTAAGTATCATATTCTATTGTTAGTTATTTTTTTTATGTATCAAATATAATTAATATTTGTTTCAAAAATTTAGATATCTACATCGCATGTGTATCTCCAAGAATTTCAACAAACTATTTGGGTTTCTCGATCCAAATAGGATACTAGTTCACACAAAACCGGCCGAAGTTATTCAAACATACATACAAAATAAGTTGGATGGAGAGCCAAAAAAATGTTATTTAGGACCATTGCTAAATAGGTAAGTACATGTTTCCTTCAAGGTTTTATCGTTTTTCATATGTTATTTTgtaatatttaaattttattgattctaacactttttttttgtaaatttaCAGCAATCACTGGCAATTGTTTGTCATTTGTCCTGAAGATAatattattttttggttttgttcaTTAAACAGATCTCCTAAGAAAAATATTAAGGTCATATTGGAGGGGTAAGAAGCCTAAATAGAGAGATATCATTTATACTAAATTTTTGTACACATAGTCTTTATATTTATAACTTACTTCGTTGACAACTCTTTTATCAGAGCTCTAGAAGGTTATCATTTATTAAGAGGTATTAAGAAGAAGAAGCCTAATTGGAAGAATATTATGGTAAGATTTGTTTTACTATATTGTCGTTTCTTGGAATACTGGTGTGTTGGCTTGATTTTTTAGTTCTTGAAAGATACCATTTATAAAGAGGTATTAAATGCCCATATATCTTgattatttatattattataaatgagataaagaaaaagaaaattcCGATTTTATAATTGCAAGTGATATATTTGTAAGTTATCATTATAAACATGTAGTATATTTATTACTGAATTGCACTTATGGTGATAAAATTATAGTTGTACATGCTCTGAACCAACTAAAATTGTATGTGTTTCTATGTCGAGTGAAGAAAGTTAGTGTTGGTACAAATTTtgtgaaaaaggaaaaaagttTGTGATGTTGTTGTTTTTGGTGGCTTTAATGTAACTAGGAGTTTATATGCAGGGGCATCAACAAGATAACGGATGGGCATGTGGATATTATGTCAtgaaaaatatgtttgacattATTGATGCTTGTATTGTTGAAAGATTCAATGAGGTATTTTATATTACATATATTTAATGAAAAACATGTAAATTATTGTTTTAACATGTAGTTGTTTAATTTATTATATGTTTGAACTTGCAGATATTCACAGACACCTCATCATATGAAAAAGAGTCAATTGATCACATCCGACAACTTTGGGCTCAATTCTTTTTGCAAAAGGTTGAAGAGCAAGAGAACCAGGAAAAGAAAGATTTAATGACAAAACAGAAGCGATTAAAAAAAActtatatatagatatatttttgTTCCATGAATGATTTATTGGTACAAGTTACATGAACAAAGTGGTTGAATTTTTTTCTTACATGAATACAATTTTTGTTGATGTATGACTTGGTGCAAGATTCTAAAGATTAGAGAAATGTTTGTTTTggttatttttgttttttattgaATATCCAggaatatataaaaatatttggtttaatgaaatttcaaataaaatatttttaaaaaaattgagatATTTTACACCCTTCATACACAAAATAGGGTGTAAATGTGTTAAAATTAAATGTAATTATAAGATATTTTACATTTGATATATCAAAAATAGGGTGTAAATATTTGTCATTTTACACCCGTTTGAATTATAATAGGGTGTAAATTCGTTTAACTTCAATGTATGTAGGTGacaatttacacccgttttataTTAAATAGGGTGTAAATGTCCTAAAATTCAATGTATATATCTACCAATTACACCTTTTTTTATCTAAAACAGGGTGTAATAGGTGACAAGTTACACCCGTTTTATATTAAACAGGGTGTAAATGTCTTAAAATTTAATGTATATATCTACCAATTACACCctttttttaaatctaaaatagggtgtaatatattctctttttacacccgttttaaaacgggtgtaaattcTTCATACATATCTCACCCTTTGAATTTACACCCTATCATAACGGGTGTAATATGTATAAAAAACGGGTGTAAAATCGTCTTTCTGCACTAGTGATTGTGTGTCTTGATGTTCGTGTGGCCATCAAATTTTTTTCGCCCTCGCCGGAAACGTTCAGATCACGTTTCAGAATGAAGGGAGGATTTGAAAAGTTGGGAAGGACCATGTTCGTATTGCTTTGCGCCATGGAATTTGTGTTTCAATGTGTTTGTAGGTTAGCTTGGACCCGAGTCGCTTGGTTTCTTGGAGCTTGGGCTTGAGGCCTAAGATTTTCAAGTCACACACCTTCCAAACGACATTCACAACCCTGAGTCAGGCTGAAGCTGCAGTGGGCTCAGTCCTAGGGCCAACACAAGAAGATTTATGTCCTTTACCCTCACCACTGGGGCATGTACCCTCTGCTGTAACACTCGAGGTTGAAGAGGGCGGAGAGTGGTTTCATGTAATATCTGAGGGCTAGGGAGTCTTGTCACTAcacgaggcatgacaatgagacaaTCCTAACAGTTTCTAGGAAAAAAACTGAATTCACATCGAAATGAAAGAGATTCTGAGGCTATGCAGAGatgagactgcatggttgaagaAATACTTATAATGATTTATTGGTACTACCTATACTTACCATCTTCTTTTCGGTAACCCAACATATAAGAACTTCGTAGTTACGCGTGCTTGATTTATAGTAGTATTTGGATGagtgaccttctgggaagtttcttggaaagcgtgtgagtgaggaaAAAACATactgaaaagacccgtgttggtttgtggggtcagtccAATTAGTTAattcttgattaattttctaattattaGTTTTTAGGTTAGTATATAATTATGCTTAATATGATTAATTATGATTATTCGATTAATTACGTAGTTGTTGTTAATTGACTAATTATGAGGTTAATTAGTTAATTATGATTTAACTTAAAATCTTCTATCAGGATCTTCTATCAGCAACTTGTCAttcatgattcaagttgtatgTCATGAGTCTTAAGTAACGAATAATGATGAGAGTGGAGCATTCCTATCATTATCTAGAATATCTTTAGGTACGGGACGAATGACACAACTGCTTAAGGTATTCACATTCGTTCAAAGAATTTAGTGAAATTTGAATCATATAATTGACGATTCTTCTTCCGAAAAACACATCAATAATTCAACACTTGAATAGTGAAGCACCATTGTTTTATCCACCATACTCTCCTCTTCGGATTCAAGGCCGGACTCCCCTCTTTGATGTACATATATCTTTTGGGATCTTTACCTTAGGGTGACACACCCATTTCTTAATCATTTGCCTAATACATTGCCTATACAATTACATACTTTGGCGTCCTTTATTTCTTGCCTATACATCAATAGACTTTGGCATTCATACCCTACATAGTTACAGACTGTGGCAAGCTATCTTTTTCCCTATGGAGTTACAGACTCTGGCAACATTGATTTTTTCCTATACAATTACAGACTTTGGAGAAGCTCCATTTCTTTCTGCCTATAAAGGTACAGACTTTAGCATTCATTCTTTATGCCCATAGGGTTACAGGCTCTGGCTACCTATTATTTTGCCGATACAATTATAGACTTTGGAATCCTTTATTCCTTGCCTATATAGTTATAGACTTTGGCATTTCTGCCCTATAGAGTTACAGTCTGTGGCAGCTATCTTTTGCCATATGGAGTTACAGACTCTGGCAACCTTGATTTTTTCCTATATAGTTATAGACTTTGACAAAGATCCATTTCTTTCTGCCACTAAAGTTACAGACTTTAGCATTCATTCTTTATGCCCATAAGGTTACAAACTCATGCTACCTCTTTTATTGCCTATACAATTCCAGAGTTTGGCATCCTTTATTCCTTTCCTATACAGTTACAGACTTTGGCATTCCTTCCCTACAGAGTTACAGACTGTGGCAAGCTATCTTTTGCCATATGGAGTTATAGACTATGGCAACCTTGATTTTTGCCTATACAGTTATAGACTTTGGCAAAGCTCTATTTCTTTCTCCCTATAGAGTTACATACTTTAGCATTCATTCTTTATGCCCATAGGTTTATAGACTATGGTTACTTCTTTTAGTGTATATACAGTTATAAACTTTGGCATCATTTCTCTTTTACCTTATAGAGTCACAAACTCTGGCAATCACTTATGTCTGCCTTATATAGTTACAGACTGTGGCACATATCATTGCATTTTTCCTACTCACTTATAGACTTTGGAAAACAGGAATTTCACTGTAAGTTACAGACTGTAACCTCTTTTCATCCTGCCTACATAGTTACAGACTTTGGCGTTCTTGCCCTACAGAGTTACAGAATATGGTAAGCTTGCTTTTGCCCTATGGAGTTACAGACTGTGGCAAACCTGATTTTTGCCCTTATAGAGTTACAGACTCTAGCATTCAGTTCCTTCTGCCTTGCATATTTACAGACTATGACGCACCTATGTACATTTCCCTTTAGAGTTACAGACTCTTGAAATCTATTTCTTGCCCTTATATAGTTACAAATTGTGGCACATCTTTGGGCTCTTGCCTTGTGGAGTTACAGACTCTAACTACTTTTCCTGTGCCTTATGGAGTTATGGACTATGGAATTCATCTATTTTTCCCTATTGTTTTATAGGCTCTGGCTATCTCTCATTCTACCTTGTGAGGTTGCAAACCCTGACAAATATCCTTTTCTACCTTGTGGTTCATACCATGCCTTCACAAATCCAACAACACTTGTTCATTTGTCATTGTGGTTGATTACCATCATTGGTTAATGCCACACTCTTACTTTTTAAGAAATTTGCTCTACCTCATGGCAATCCAATATAATATCTTGTCTTTGTTCCATCGTAGGccgaactacagagctctgactttctcattgtacgacgagaatacgtaggcacaaggcATCGCGGCCTTGGCGAGCACAATTATTTATTCTTTCCCATTCATTGACCATTACCATGCCTTATCAGTATAATGTTTCCTGCTCTTTGGAACCAAATACCTTATCCATTTGGATTCCATGTATACCTTTGGGGCAATAACCAATGCTCACCtttgaaccaagagttgtttgtctCGTCGGCgaacacttaattctctttgtttttggCCATTCTAATACAATGGTACCATGCCttatcccccccccccccccacttATTGGTTTATGCATGTTTACTCTTTGGTTtagagtttattccttcatggattcAATATACTATTCTCTTTTGTTTTCAGACTGCTGGTTTCCTACAATGATATAATATTTCCTTGTACCAAACATCATTTTCCTTCGGGTCCCATACATATCCTTTTAGGAAAATTTATCAGTATCCactttgtgaaccaagagatgtttgtcTTGATTCCAAATACTTAATTCCTTATTTTTAGCCATACCATATAGTGATTCATGCTTCAGTCATATCACATATCGGTTCTTGTTACctttactctttggttcaaagttAATTTTCCTTTAGGGGCCCCCATGCTACCATTTCCTTTTGGTGCAAGGTATACTCTTCATCAATCAAATAATTCCATTTCTTTGTTTTCGTAGTTCCACAAACTACAtagctctgactttctcattgcacaatgagaatacgtaggcacaaggtAGAAAACCTAATTTGTCACACCTTCATGCTATGTTATGTCTTGAATAGAATACTAAAACCTAATTTGTCACACCTTCATGTTTTTGGATGaaaatgttttattttgaacaATGGAAAGGATAATGTAGGTAAGTTTGATGCAAAAGCCGATGAGGGTATCTTCATCGAATACTTACAATCTAGCAAATCTTATATGGTTTATAACAAAAGATTATTATTGTGGAAGAGTCGGTTCATGTTACTTTTGATGAGTCTTACCCAAAAAATGTCAGAAAGGTGTTTCTTTTCATGATGTAGATGTATCTTCACAAGATATTCTCAAGGAACCCGAACAACGAATTGGTTAGACTAAAGCGATGGAACATGAGAAAAAGAAGATAATGATTGTGAAGAGGAAAAGGTTGAAAGTCCACTTGTAGTGGGCGAACTACCTTTGGCTTGGAGAACATCCAAAGATCACGCTATCGACAAATTACCTGGAGACATCAAGAAATGAGTGACAACACGCTCCAAGATAGGTAATTTTTGTTATCACTTTGCGTATTTTTCACAAGTTGAACCTAAAAATGCTAAAGATGTATTACTTGATGAGCATTGGCTTATAGCCATGCAAGATAAACTAAACCAATTTAAAATAAATGAtgtttgggaccttgtccctcatcccaaaaatcatCAAGTAATTGGCACTAGATGGGTCTTTAGAAACAAACTTGACAAAAACAGAGTGATAACTCGGAATAAAGCCCGACTAGTGGCTTAAGGTTATAACCAAGAGGAGGGAATtgactatgaggaaacttatgctccggTTGCTCTcctcgaggctatacgccttctaCTAGCTTATGCTTGCTCCAAAGATTTTAAGTTATTTCAAATGGGTGTGAAAAGCGCGCTCCTTAATGGCTATATTAATGAGGAAGTGTATGTAGCTCAACCTCTCGATTTTGAAAATCACGAGTATCCtaatcatgtttataaactaaagCGAGCTTTGTATGATCTCAAACAAGCACCTAGGGCTTGATATGAGCAACTTAGTAAGTTTTTAATCGATCAAGGATACTCTAGGGGACAGGTGGACAAACCATTTTTCATTAAGCATAAAGGGAAGCATACTCCtctagttcaagtttatgtcgatgatatca is a window of Lathyrus oleraceus cultivar Zhongwan6 chromosome 6, CAAS_Psat_ZW6_1.0, whole genome shotgun sequence DNA encoding:
- the LOC127094455 gene encoding uncharacterized protein LOC127094455 codes for the protein MQNMNQQLPMQMQRPYGMHPVQQQPMFGFPPNQLPPHPMVPQNPTFSGNSQFGVVPGNQVRPPIAPNPAAGNPNGFVSGPFPSQQLQGNTSVPHNTNNAQSSAFRNSHSQENPNSNVNTNFANSNWKGSPNNNFKGNRRTNACEKKTGPNNERAGTFGLNSEEHQQQPQRSYSATYSEQEILRWRDARRKNHPSREKNEKTQSEQSKDSKCIDREVLQRELKEVLAKQAELGVEVAEIPSYYLKNAANQGLQSEENETPFTNKRKFKNKARRNPNKRRRNGKKQKLADKDFLENKKKPTLLQKLLSANIVRDQSYLFQVFRFMTANSFLKDYPDKPLVYPPVLVKEMGSEVYDGKKTFAWRKRCC
- the LOC127094456 gene encoding uncharacterized protein LOC127094456, which translates into the protein MDRSWMQKNRLSEEYKKGVLEFLKFAETNLPESNGRFHCPCAKCVNIAPLEAHIVWEHLGVNGICQNYTKWIWHGELSDAPKASPKEEFDVEMGDRLEDMIRDIGQDSFQRANIHDTLCNDSKIPLYPNCKNFTRLSAVLRLFNLKAINSWTDKSFTQLLELLKEMLPEENMLPNRAYEAKKILCPMGIEYKKIHACPNDCILYWKDNEEKEKCPKCMTSRYKKKSDDEGCDVTTKGPPAKVLWYLPIIPRFKRLFGNLNDAKNIRWHAEERKCDGKIRHPADSLQWKKVDTLFPDFGIEPRNLRLGLSTDGMNPYGSLSSNHSSWPVLLIIYNLSPWLCMKRKHVMLSMMISGPKQPGNDIDVYLSPLIDDLRKLWDEGIDVFDSFSNETFKLRAMLFCTINDFPAYGNLSGYKVKGHKACPICEKDTCYHQLEKGKKTVYLGHRRFLNHNHPYRRLKKAFNGYQEYKVAPKALTGEEVYHRVRNISVSFGKKQKKITSNNIWKKSSVFFDLPYWSSLDVRHCIDVMHVEKNVCDSVIGTLLNIQGKTKDGLSSRLDMVKMKIREELAPQPRGNKTYLPPACHTLSKEEKRKFCQCLQGVKVPNGYSSNVKSLVSIQDLKLIGLKSHDCHILMQQLLPVAIRGILPKNVRHAITRLCLFFNDICNKVIDPDKLDEMENESIIILCQLEMFFPPSFFDIMVHLIVHLVREIRLCGPVYLRWMYPFERYMKILKGYVKNYYRPEASIVERYITEEAIEFCTDYLSDAKPVGLPKSRHDGRCDGKGTRLKVKHMGEGEVFQAHLYILNNTDEVHPYLSTHQTIVKAKNPRMTEKWVLKEHNRTFSKWFKTKIMNDDNASDTLKFLAYEPSFNVLCWSGYDINKFSFCTKSQDDKSTMQNSGVMITASSMHFSSSKDKNPVLASTAYFGVIEEIWELNYVKFKVPIFKCKWVNSNNGVQTDELGFTLVDLDKVGYKDEPFIMAAQAVQVFYVKDPSNTRWSVVLQRRNMNYSDENEDSTLDIDHNTSFSTQRPYFNDENEVDDVYAIRYDHQEGILEDNNK
- the LOC127092676 gene encoding uncharacterized protein LOC127092676 — its product is MDKPSSSSPKKKKTRGVTALLRFIAKLPDGEKYQIDFDPDTFQPIGQYAAKFKSYLSFIARSKVSINEKQWKKISDKLKDVIWDDITCKFTCPTDKEFRKHWFVYMGERLKQFKTLLSNVYIFGKGDKHGNTTPFEKYKFIKEEDWDLFVQTRQKEDFQEKRLKGKTHASKNIHPHILSRGGYEKLRATVMEERRKKVIEEAKGDESLMVDPPELKRYEAWLMARQKPSGNFTSEATNLVASKIGELVEKNTQGTIVFEGRDDILTVALGINEHPGRIRTAPRGVGFKKFYGKSSRSTLGGVSQDDLLAHLQALEQKMNIDFQHKLQKHLQQQRTELQQQMQKEMQEERAQIQQGMKLLQQMQLELRSERPKEMFIKEHVESVGTSTNGSCSKVMTTEDLTKKMDASEDYLKKINNLKENSFSLDLDHETSELSVFIDRVDLNELTSGIKWLSTSILSLWCTYLHRMCISKNFNKLFGFLDPNRILVHTKPAEVIQTYIQNKLDGEPKKCYLGPLLNSNHWQLFVICPEDNIIFWFCSLNRSPKKNIKVILEGALEGYHLLRGIKKKKPNWKNIMGHQQDNGWACGYYVMKNMFDIIDACIVERFNEIFTDTSSYEKESIDHIRQLWAQFFLQKVEEQENQEKKDLMTKQKRLKKTYI